TCAGAAATCTGACAAGTCGGGAACCCACTCACAACTGACAACTCACAACTGACTACTACAATGTATACCGCTTAATACCAACCACCGCATTCTTGGTAGTAGTACTGGCCGTGTTAAAATAAACGTAGGCGCGGTATTTATGATCGGTGGTTTCTACCCATACGCCGGCTTCCTGTTTCAGGTTGATGGCGTAATTGGGATCGTTTGTCATATTCAGTTGCTGAAAATCGGGGTCGTCTATATAGATCCCATACTGCATCTGCGCCAGGTTGTAATCCTGCAGGTTAAATACTTTTCTTACATAGGTGCTTTTGTTTACGCCGGTGGGCAGGGTAACACCCGGTAAATATTGCGGATCGGCGGCAGGCGATACCAGGGCGAAGTTAAAGGCGCTGGTGGTAATGTTGCGGTACAGGTAAACCAGGTCAATGCTGCCGGCCCTGGCGGCGGCATCCGCTGCATTGTACGCCGCCATATCAGCGATGGAGATGTACATCAGTCCGCCATCGGTAAGATTAATCCCTTTTTTCATGTCCATTTTTGCAATGGTATACGGTCCCATTTTATACGAGACCGTTTCACCATCGCTGCTTTGAGCTGAAAAAGTAAAGGATACGGATTGTCCACGGGCCTGTTCAGGAATTACATAGTAATACCGCAGCGTAGCTGCATTGGTGTCTTTATTAAAGGTAACGGTGGTTACATTTTTACTGGTTACGGACGCGCTGCCTACGGGGATGCCTATATCAACCCCGGAATTATTCGTGTAGTACGAATTATTTTCCATCCAGGTGCCAACGGCACCATCGATGGAAGCTTCCACGGTGGCATTGGTAAGCTTGCCTTTTTCGGCAATGATGGCCATGGCATAGGCAAACTCAATGGTTTGGCCAACTATATTAGGCCCCTGCGTTCTTTTTATACAATCGTTTTGCAGCGTATCTTTTGGCGTGGGGATCTTGTAGTCCTTTTTGGTACAGCTGCTTAATGAAAACAGGCCCCCGAGTAGCAGAGTGCTTATTGTATTTATAAGTTGAAGTCGCATAGTTTGTATGTTTTTCGTGAAACGTGAAAGGCTGAACTACTGCCAGGATTCCCGACAAATTTCATCCGCGCTGCGGCGGTTTGCCGTTTCCCGTTTGCCGTTTGCCGTTATCGTGGTTGAACAGTTATTAAAACCTGGTACGTTTTGCTGATCTGTCTGTTGCCTGAGATCACGGTATATTGTTTGGGATTAGCCAGATCGGAAAAATCAACTTTGCCAACGATCTTGGGATCCAGCTTGCAATCGGTGGCCAGCGTAAACTGCGGGAACAGGTTCTTCAGATCGGTACCGAACTGCACGGTCACATTTACCGTTTGGGCAGTAGTATCAATAACCGGCTGCTTGGTCAATACGGTTACATAATCAGCGCCCAGCAATTCAAAATTGCTTACATAGCACTCCTGCCGGGTTGTTATCAATAAGCCATCGCCGTCTACGGGATGGTCTTTGCTACAAGAGAAGACACTTAGTATTATTAAGGTGCTTATGATTATACGTTTCATTTTTTCTTTTTTTTGAGTTCCAAGTTCAGAGTTCCGAGTTCAGAGTTTCGGGTTCAACCTGGAACCTGAAACTTTGAACTGATTAACTGGTTACCTCCAGGGAACATTCTGCGTCAGATTCGGATTTCTGTCTCTTTCCGATTGCGGGATCTTGAAAATATAATCCTGCTGGTATTCGCGGAAGGAGGTGTTCTGGAAATACCGTTGCGCCTGTGCCCCCCAGGTATCGTAGCGCCATACACCGGCGGCATTGCCCGGGCCTACCCATCTTGTTTCAATCACGCGCCAGCGGCGAAGATCGAAGGAGCGTTGTCCTTCCCCGATCAGTTCTACTATTCTTTCCTGTTCAATAGCGTCGAAGAAAACACCGGCACCGGATGTTTTAGCCGCGGCCAATGGTGGCAGGTTGCCCCTGTGCCGTACTTTGTTCACCAGGTCAATCGCATCGGGCTGCGGACCACCTACTTCGTTGCTGGCTTCGGCATACATCAGGTACACATCGGCCAAACGAATTACCGGCCAGGCGTAATCGCCATCGCTCCGGCCCTGCCCGGCATAGTTGCGAACGAATTTGCGGAACACAAAGCCCGAATTGGAACCATCGGTATTATACGTGATGTAATTCTGGCCGCCGATGGTTACATTGGCGCCCCATGTTTTGTAGATAAAGGGGCACATGCCTGTTGACGCCAGGGATACCATGCCCAGGCTCATTTCATAATCCCATTCAATGGTTGATTTACACCGGTAGTCGCGGTTGGCATAACTGGCAGGGTTGACTGCCGAGTTAACCCGGGTGCGGGCATCTGCCACGGTGGTGGGGTTCAGCCCAACCAGCTTGGGAGCAAAATCACCAGTAGTAAGCAATTGATAACGATCGGCTATTTCAAAACGGGGCGATACCCAGCATTGTGACCCTTCGTGCGAACGGCCGGCAAAGTCGCGCATCAGTTCTTCGCCCTGGTTGGTGCCGGTGCCGCCATGGGTAAAATACAGCAGGTTTTCCGGATCGCCATTGGCCTTGGGCGTAAACAAATAATAATAGTTGGGTAATTTATCGGCTTTGCCCAGCGTATCAATATCACCCGGCTCACCGCCTTTATATAAGGTAAGTCCGAAGTTGGTGGCTACATTTTTAAAATCGGCCGCTGCGGCAGTGAAGGCGGCAGTCGCTTCTGTCGCATTCTGCGTAAAACCTTCCAGCTCGGGCCAGCCATTCTTTTTCCAGGAACCCCAGTATAAATACACTTTACCACGTAAGGCAAGGGCCGCTGTTTTTGCCATTCTTCCAACTGCCACGTTGGTAGAGGGTGCCGGCAGTTTGTTATAGGCGTAGGTAAGATCGGCAATAATGGAATCTTTTACCTGGCTGATAGGCATACGGGCCAGATCACCGATTTCCACATTGGCATCATCTACACTACTGCTCACCGTGTGGCTGAGAAAAGGCACATCGCCCCACATGCTGATGAGTTTGAAATAACAAAGGGCACGCAACAGGCGGGCTTCCCCTATAATGTTTTCCAGGTTGGGCACCGAGGTGGCGCCTGCCGTTTGCAACATGTTGGTTACATTATCAATTACATAGTTGGCGCGGTTAACCCCGCCATACAGGTACTTGAACATTTTATCGAACGAGCCGCCATAACCGGTAGGGTTGTAATTGCCATTATAATACGCATCACCCAGGCGCAGGTTATTGTTAGTGGCGCTGTTGGTGCCACTGCGGTCGCGGAAATATTCACCCTGGCCATCGAAATAATAATCACGATCGAAGCAAGGCCTGATGGAAGCATAGGCTCCCATCAGTGCATACGTTGCATCAGCTTCAGTTTTCCAGTACTGGGATATCAGGATCTCGGTGGTTGGGTCCTGGTCAAGGAGTCCCTTACGGCAGGCAGTTTGCATTAATACAAAGCCTGCCAGGATAATAAAAACGGGTATTCTTATAGATATAGTTGTATTTCTTTGTTTCATACTGCAGCAGTTTATAATCCTAATTGTACAGACAGGGCATACGATTTAACCAGCGGATACATGTTGTTGTTACTACCCGCTTTTTCGGGATCCAGTCCCCGGAACGAAGTAATGGTAGCGATGTTTTCAGCAGTACCGGCTATACGCAGGCTGGTGATGCCGGCCTTACCTATGAGCTTTTTGGGAATATTGTAGCCCAACTGCACATTCTTTAAGCGGATGTAACTCATATCATCGAGCCAGAAGGTGCTCATACCGGCACCGGTAGCACCTGTTGCCTGGTTGTTGCCACTACCGCCTAAGCGAGGCCATGCGCCGCCGCGGTTGTCCCACGACCAGGGCAGGTTCCAGTGGTCCCAGGTAGATGCATACCGGGCTGTGCTGAAGTTGGTGTTGTTGAATGCATTCAACCAGAAATCTTTCCGGCCGGCAGCGCCCTGTACCATAAAGGCCACATCAAAACCTTTCCAGCTGGCATAGCCGTTAAAGTTTACATAAGTGGTTGGCCTGTCGCGGGCAATGTTTGTATAAGCCCGCATATCGTTGGCATCGATGCGGCCATCGCCATTGATATCTTTCCGGAGGATGTCGCCGGGTTGTGCGCCCTGCGGTGTATTCTTGTAAATATCTTCCCAGGTTTGCGCAATGCCAATGGCTTCATAAGCATACACAAAATTATAAGGCATGTCGAGGAAAATGTTGGCGTTTGAGTTGACAGAACCTCTGCCGATGTACTCATTCCATTTTTCGAGTCTTGTCTGGTTGTACGAGGCATTCAGCGTAAGGGCATAATTCACGGTGCGGATATTGTCTTTCCAGCTGATCGTTCCTTCTATACCCCGGTTGCGCAGGTTGCCAATATTTTTACGGGGTGCATTATACGCACCCGATAACAGGATCGACAGGTCTGACGGCCGGTTCATACCGGTGGTGAGGCGATCGTAATAATCAAACTCACCGGTAAGGCGGTTGTTGAGGAAGGCCAGTTCCAACCCCGCATTCATTACAGTGGTCTTTTCCCACGACAGGCCAACATTCATCAGCTTGCTGTTCACAAAACCGCGGGTAACATTGCCATTGATCATATACAGGTTGTTGGCCAGCGTTTGTTGTTGTTCGTACCTGTCTATCCCGCTGTTGTTACCCAACCCGCCATATGACAGGCGTAACTTACCACTTGTTAAAAACTTATCGGTAAACTTATTGATGAACTTTTCTTCGGTAAAGCGCCAGCCTACGGCTACTGAGGGAAAGAAGCCATACTGGTGACCGGGCAGGAATTTGGATGAACCATCTACCCGGAAATTACCTTCGAGCAGGTATTTGTTAAACGCGGCGTAGTTAACCCTGCCAATATATGAACGCAAACCTTCGGTATTGGAAGTACCACTGGATGATACCACGCCGGTAAGTGCGGCATCTACTTCATGCAGGCCCGGGAACAGGCGGTCGTTGCGTGAACTTCCCTGGCTGCGATCGTACCAGTATTCCTCGCTGTACACAAACAGGGCGCTGATGTCGTGATTGGCAGCAATTGTCGTATGATAGTTGAGGCGGCCATTCATCATGGTTTTGTACCCGTTCAAAGTAGTGTTGCTGATACCGGCATTGGCGCCTACATACACGCGGCTGCCGTAGCTGTTGGTTTGAAAGTTGAATGCCTGGTTGGGCATATTGGCATTATAGGCAAACTGGTTGTAATAATTCAGCGAGTAATCTATGGTTCCGGTCAACCCTTTAACAGGCGTCCAGTCCCAATACATCATGGTATTGGCCTCCTGGCGAGTTTGGCGGTTAAGACTGTTGATGTATAAAGTATAGGGGTTGTATGCCTGGGGATCTTCGCCATAAGCCATTACCCCGCCGTATTTATCGGTGGTAGGATCGTAAGGCAAAATACCCGCAATGGCATATTGCATATCGGTACCGGCAGTGTTGCTGGGGTCTGCATCGGTAAAGCCATCTTCCAGCGCGTAGGTAAGCTTCGACCAGTTACCATTGAATTTTACACCGGTGTTCATATTGTTACGCACCTTGTAATCGAAATTGAAGCGGGCGTTGTACTGGTTGTAATCGTTGTTGATCTGCAAACCGGCTTCGTTGCGCGTGCCTACCGAGATAAAGAAGTTCGATTTATCGTTGCCACCTGTTGCGCTCAGGTTATAGTTCTGGTATTTTCCATCGCGGATGATGATATTCCACCAGTCGGTATTGGGGTAGCGAACGGGATCAATCATGCCCAATGCCATCCACTGGTCGATGGTACCATTTTTAAAGGTCTGGCTGGCAGGCAGGGTATTGGTAGCAGCGCGGCGTTGTTCCAGGGTTAAAGCCCGGGGATAATCGGCCATAAAAGAATAGGCCTTAACCGGTTTTTCCACCGCCATATTGCCGTTGAATGTAATGGCGGTCTTTCTGTTTCCCTTACCGGTTCTTGTGGTAATCAGAATTACGCCGTTGGCGGCTCTTGATCCGTATACCGATGCGGAGGTAGCATCCTTCAACACCGAGATGGTTTCAATATCATTTACGTTAATGCGGTTGATGTCTACATCAGGCATCCCGTCTACCACTACGAGCGGACTACTATTATTTACCGTTCCCAAACCGCGGATCAACAGGGTGGCGCCGTTGCGGCCGGCCATACCGGTGTTTTGCACCGCAGCGAGGCCAGGCACCAGGCCGCTTAACCCGGCCGACACGTTGGGCACTGAACGGGTGGTTATTTTTTCATCAACATTCACGGTACCTACGGCGCCAACCAGGTTTACCTTTTTCTGGCGGCCATACCCTACCACTACCACATCGGTCATGTTGGATACTTTCAGCTTCAGGGAAACATTGTACTCCGTGCGCTCATCAACCGGCACTTCCACAGTTTCGTAACTGGTTGAGGTGAATACGAGAATAGATCCGGGCGATGCGCTGAGGGTAAAAATTCCTTTGGTATTTGTTTTGGTACCAGTGGTTGAGTTTTTAATTACAACAGAAACGGCAGGAACGGGCGCATTGGTTTCGTCGATAACCGTACCTGAAATCGTTTTCACCTGAGACACAGCAAAGAATGGGAGGAATAACAGGGGCAAAAGCAGCTTGGGAACGGGCAGGGGGATCCTGGCCCGCATGTAGCAAGTAAATGGCATAAGCAATCAGTTTTGTGTTTTAGTTTAACCAACTCAAACTTGATAAAAAAAGCTGGAATCGTTTTCATAACCGGGCGATTTATTTACTGAAACGTTTAAGTTCGAAGATGGCAGACGGGAAACGGCAGACGGCAGACAGGGTTTCAGAATCAATGGTTAAGAACAATTAAAACAGGAACTGGGAACTAAAAGTTAACTTTAATAGATAGACAGGAGATTTCTGAAAGACCAATCAAACAGTAGACGTATGTTAAAAGTACTTTCCATACAAATAGCCGATGGCATTGATATTAAAGAATTTAAAACGGTATTTAAGGCGGAGTTGTTACATGGGGATTCTGATGAATTGTTTTACCGGGCTCAATCGCACTCGCCGAAATTCGTGTATATCTTCAAATACGGTATTGTGTGCTTTCTTGGATACAACGAGGTGGAGATCATGGCTTTTATTCAGGCCATCACACCTTATTGCAAAAACCCGTTTGAACAGCACATCAGCGATGAATTTGATATTGAAGTGGATGCCGTCCGTAATAAGTTCGGCTATAATAAAATTGAAATTGAAGGGGAAACTACCGACAGCCTGCGGCTGATTATGCTGAATGTGTCGCAGTCTGTTGCGCTGGACCATTTTAGCCAGCAAACCAACCTGCTGCTGGAAGAAACAACCTATCATACCCAGACATTGGAGAAGAAAGGCCGGCTGGAACTCTCGGGCGGTAACCTGAAAAAATATATTGGCCGCACGCTGAACCTGAAGAACCGCATTGAGGCCAACCTGTATATTTTTGATTCACCCGAAGAAACCTGGGAAGATGAGAATCTGAACCGGCTCGACATTGGTCTGAAAAGAACATTCGACCTGCAGGCCCGGTTCAGAACTATCCGCGAGGGTTTGGAAATTGTAAAAGAAAACCTCGACTTGTTTAAAGACTTGCTTCAATACAGGAACAGCATTGTGCTGGAATGGATCATTATTATCCTCATCCTGGTTGAAGTGATCAATCTGTTTATTGAGAAGCTGATGAAGTAAAGTGATGCTGTTGGCTGCTTAAGTTGCTGTTGCAAGTTGCAGGTTACAGGGCGCCAGTTACCAGTTACCGGGTTCGCAGCCTTCATCTCTGCTTTATGCCTTCTGCTGTTTTCACCACTGAATCCCGATAGCTATCGGGAGCCTACTGCCCACTGCCTACTGCCTTTACCTTTTTACCATTTACCTTGGCGTGAACCGATTTGCCGTTGCCATTGGTGGCTACTTTTCCGTTCACCTTTTTGCCATTTGTCTTTTTGCCGTTTAATTTCTTACCGTTGGTTTTGGTGCCATTCGTCTTTGCTCCATTTACTTTGGAACCATTTACTTTGGCGCCATTTACTTTGGCGCCATTGGCCAGGGCTTTCTTTTTCTCTTTTTGGTCGATCCGGATGTTGTGGCGGATTACCTGCCAGTACTCGGGGCCATATCCTACCAGGATTTCACCGCCGGCCGGAATATCTTTTGCTGCCATGATGAACACGCGTGTTCCTTCTTCGGCATACTCGGCATTATTATTAATGTCTTTAACGCGCTCTAAACCCCGGGCATCGTTCGCGTACCGGGCCAGTGCCTTTTTATCGTTCAAAGCATCGATTACGAAATTGCGTTTTACATAGTAGATGTAAGGGCTTTCGTCTTCATCGGCCTGAACTTCTTTCCAGGTTCTTGTTTTGCCTTTGTACTCTACAATACGGGTTCCTTTAGGAATGAACTTTTTGGTAAATAATCCTTTTCCAGCGTTAGGTAAGGTTGATTTTTTAACGTACAACTGTTTCTCCAGGAATGCCATTCAATAAATAAATAAGTAGTTTAAAAGATGCTTTTACTATTTGTCAAAACCAACAGGCCATTAACCGTACTAATCATTAGTTTATTGTGCATAGTACAATAATAATATTCCGTAGCCCAATAACCGAAAATTGCATGGTTAAACAGGCGTCGAAGATAAGAACTTAAGTGATACTTTTTACATGGTGAACGATGCACCTGGCTGCAACAAATTTGCAGCCACTGTAATTATTTCAGGTTTACGCTGAAAACAGTACTGCCATTTTTTACCGGTAACGTTGCCGGGAGCAAATTTCCCGCTGCTAATTTTCTGGCTAAAGCCGGTACAAAGTTACCCTTATCAATTACTACACACATTTATTATCGGCACAATTCCACCTGTTACATACCGGGAAGAAAATCCCATGCCGGGAAGTTGTCTCATTTGCATACTTCCATAATTCATTCATAGTAAACAGATTGCAATCTGGCACTGAACTGGAATCTATACTGGCATGTGCAAAAAACCGTATAAAATGAAAACGACTACAAATACCAAGCCCTCTACCCAAAACGACCTGATCGCAAAATTTACCCTGTTGGCTGCGATTATTTTATTGCCGCTTTTTATGAGCGCACAAAACCTGGTAACCAATTCCTCTTTTAGTAACAGCAGCACCGGCTGGACGAGCAGCTGCTCTGTTGAAGTGAATCCGGAATCAGTATATGGTGGATCGAGTACCACTAATAATGTTACTGAAATTGATATGGAACGTTGTCTTGATCAGAATGTTTGTATAGTGCCTGGCGCTACATATGTACTTTCTTTCAGGGCATCAAGAAGGATCGATGCTTCTACACCCAGCAACCCCGGCATTGCCATAAAAGTAAAAGGTGTTAACTCCAACACTACCTACGTAAACCAAACTAAAAGCTACAGCAATACCAGCTGGAGCTGGAGTTCTCAAACCTATACCTTTACAGCCGGCAGCAGCGACAAAAGTGTGAACATCCACATCCAGGATAATAACAGTCATTCCACCTATGGAGTTATTGTAGATGATATTGAATTGCACCCGCAAAGTGATATGGCCATCAGCGGCAATACCACCGCAGTAGTAAATACCACGAATGCTTATTCTGTAAGCAACAGCCCTGCCTCAGGCATCACTTACAACTGGAGCTTTGGCGCAAGCTCCACGCCTGCTACTTCTACAGCGGCCACTCCTTCTACCAAATGGACCACCGAGGGCAGCAAGAGTGTATCTGTAGCTATCAGCAATGCAAGCTGCCTGGTAACCACTTTAAGTGCTACCGTAATTGTATCAGGGTCTTTACCGCTTAACTTCACCAGCTTTACCGGTATTAATAAAGATAACAAGGCTGCTCTTAGCTGGTCTACCGCCAATGAAGTGAATAATAACTTCTTTATAGTTGAACGTTCGCTCAATGGCCGCAATTTTGATTCCGTTGGCCGCGTACAGGCAGGCGCCAACACCAGCAATACGTATTCTTTCAATGAGAATAATACCAATGCTACCAGTTATTACCGGGTAAAACAGGTTGACGTCAACGGCGCCTATACTTATTCAACCGTGATCACGCTGAAAAATACCGGCAGCAATAAAGACGTGACTGTATATCCTACACAAGCCACTTCAACTATTAATTATGTATTATCGAGCGAGGCGCCTGCTACGGTTACCGTGCAGGTATACAATATCACCGGCCAACCGGTAATCAGCCAGCAGGCTACATTGATGCAGGGGTTGAATGTGAGAGCGGTGAATGTGTCTACACTGGCTAAGGGGTCTTATGTGTTGCGGATGCAAATTCCTGCTGCCGGGGTTACTTTGGTGAAGCAGTTTAGTAAGTTATAGTTCATAGGTTATTAGGTTCGTAGGTTATTAAGTTCTTAAGTTTTGAACCGAACCCCATAACTTAATAACTTACTAACCTGACACTGTGAATCACAAATGTTGAACTTTAAACTAAGAACTTATTCTCGTATCATTCGAACTTCCCCATAGATTGGCCCAACCATGTTGTATGCAGCAGGTGTAAAAGTAATTTTTACCTGCTGTTTCCCTTTGGTGAGATCAGCAGGAATGGGATATGCGATATCGTAGAATTTGCTGCTCTTGTATTTGTTGAGGTCTTCGGTGGCGATCTTTACGTCGTTTACTAAAATATCGAATGTGCGGCCCCGGTTATCCATTCCCCAGTAGGAGCATAACAAACTATTTGTTTTCTCCGGATCTGTCTTCAGGGTAAACGTGAAATAACCGCCGGGATGCGCCAGCCGGTATTTGCGGGTATGTTCTTCACCCGTATTTATTTTCTCCCCGGTAAATTCATGATCGCGTTCGGGCTGCATTTCGCCCAGGCGTAAAAGATCAACAGTGCTTACCTCCAGCTCATGCCGTTTTTTGCGTTCCGCCTCATATACTTTTTGTTGTTCGGCCCAGCTTTGTGGGGTGAACAGGTCCCAATACACACTGTAAAATTCTTTCTGTACCTGGTTGAATGGTTTGAGGGTAATTTCCTGTGGTTGCCCGGTATTTACCGAATGAAAAACCAGGGGCTGGTTATCATCCGCCTTTAGCCAACCGGCGGGATTGGTTTCAGTTGATACCAGCACGGGAATACCTGTTACCGGATCGGGTTCTTTATTGCCCAATACGCCTGCCAAAACCAGCGGGCCATAAAAAATGGCCAGGCGGTTGGGGTTATCGGGCATTGACCGGGTATATAACTGAAGGCTGGGTTTAACAATCACCGCATCGCCTGTTTTCCAGGTGCGGGTAATGGTGAAATATCCATCGGCGCCGGGCTGCAGATTCGTTTGCTCTTTTCCGTTCACCGCTATCCAAACACCCTGTTTAGCCCAGTACGGGTTACGAATACGCAAAGTAAACGCTACCGGCCGGGCTGCTTTGATGGCCAGCCGGATGTAGTTACTTTCCGGCAGTTGGGTTTGTTGCTCCACTACCACCCCTTTTTCCTTCCAGGTCAACCGCGAGGCGATGAACAGGTTTACATACAGGCTGCCATCTGCGCCCTGGTAATAAATAGTTTCACCATACTTCACATGGTTTTCCATGCCTGAACCCACACAACAGGTAAAGGTGTTGAACGAATCGCTGAACTCCTTTTGCGTTCCCATCCGCAGCGGTACAAAATAACACATCATGCCTGTGCTATGGTCCTGCGACGACAGGATGTGGTTGTATAAGGCCCGTTCGTAATAATCCATAAGGCTGGCGGTGGGCTGCAAGGCGAACAAATGCCGCGTCAGCTTCAGCATATTGTAGGTATTGCAGGTTTCCATGGTATTATCGGTAAGCGTTTCGTTCAACTGACCGGCCGGCCCCAGGTATTCGTAATTGCTGTTGCCGCCTGGCGCGTAGGTATGATCGTTTACTACGGTTTGCCAGAAGAAATCTCCAATGGTTTTGTCTTTTTCCCCGGCGGTTAATTCGTAGCGGCGAATACAACCAATTACTTTCGGGATTTGCGTATTGGAATGTTTGCCGGGCAGGATATCTTTTTGCAGCGCCAGGGAATCGAGGATGCGTTTATCGTGGAATTTATATGAAAGGTCCAGGTACTTTTTTTCGCCGGTGAGGGCGTAGGTATTGTTCAGCACATCGTTCATGCCGCCGTATTCACAAAACAACATCCGTTGCAACGAGCTGTCGGGCAGGTTGCGAAGCAGGTGGGCCGTCCAGTCGGCCATGCCAGTTTCTACCGCCAAGGCTTTTTTATTATCGCAATAGAGGTAGGCATCCAGCAGCCCGGCCATTATCTTGTGCACTGTGTACCAGGGTGACCAGGCGCCATTGAGGTCAAAGCCCCGCGAGTGGATATTCCCTTTTTCCACTTCGGCCCACATACTATCTTCTTTGGGAATGGCGCCCACATAGCCATTGCGTTTAGGCTGGCATTCGGCCAGTTCATCCACGATGTAATTCACTTTACCGAGAAACTGTTTATCGTGCGAGGCGGCATAATGCATGGCGCAGGCAGATAAATAATGACCGAGGGTATGGCCTGCCAGTCCGCTGTGTTCCCAGCCACCATAGTGTTCACCTTTTGGTTTTAGCCCGGCATGTTCGCGAAAATCGGCCAGCAGCCTGTCCGGTTCTATCACCTGCAAATAGCGCACATCCGCTTCCATCGCTTTTTTAAACGGACCATCCAGCAACTGTACATCCTGCAGGTTAAAGCTGTAGGCTTTTATTGGGACTACAGGTTTTACTTTTATCTTACCTACTTGCTTTTCCGGGACATAGGATTGACTATATGTTGTAGTAAACAGCAACACCAGGAGCGATGGTAATAGAGAGTAACTTTTCATTGCTGGACAGGCTTTTATTAGTTCAAAGTTTAAAGTTTCAGACTCGCGGCTGAAGGCCCCAGGCCTCCCCCCGCCCCCCTCCGGTAGAGGGGGAGTTTTGCAATCTCGCGATAAAACTTAACCTGTTCACTTTTCAGAAAGGCCCCCTCCCCACATGTCGGGAGGCACCTATTAACCTGTTAACGTGTTAACCTGTCAACTCTGTCAACTCACCTCCTCCAGGTCAACCCGTCAACTGGTTAACTGGTCAACTACTTATAAAACCTCCACTCCGCTTTATAATCCTTCGGTATAGCCTGATTAGTAAGTATAGCCCTAACCATCGTAACCGGCAGGGAGTTTTCGTGCAGCACGGCATCGTGGTATTGCTGATACGTCATTTTACCGCTGTCAACCAGTTCTTTTTTCATGGCATAGAATTGCAGGCCACCGATCATGTAAGCCAATTGATACAATGGACCGTAATTCCCAATAAACGACCGGCGCACCTCCCCCTCGGCATTGGCCCGCTCGTGCCCTACCCTGTCAACCAGGAAATCAATACATTGCCGGGGCGTCCATTTACCCAGGTGATAGTTGAGTGAAAAGATGATGCGTGCACAACGGTGCATGCGCCAAAACAAC
The Niastella koreensis GR20-10 genome window above contains:
- a CDS encoding SET domain-containing protein; this translates as MAFLEKQLYVKKSTLPNAGKGLFTKKFIPKGTRIVEYKGKTRTWKEVQADEDESPYIYYVKRNFVIDALNDKKALARYANDARGLERVKDINNNAEYAEEGTRVFIMAAKDIPAGGEILVGYGPEYWQVIRHNIRIDQKEKKKALANGAKVNGAKVNGSKVNGAKTNGTKTNGKKLNGKKTNGKKVNGKVATNGNGKSVHAKVNGKKVKAVGSGQ
- a CDS encoding glycoside hydrolase family 127 protein, with product MKSYSLLPSLLVLLFTTTYSQSYVPEKQVGKIKVKPVVPIKAYSFNLQDVQLLDGPFKKAMEADVRYLQVIEPDRLLADFREHAGLKPKGEHYGGWEHSGLAGHTLGHYLSACAMHYAASHDKQFLGKVNYIVDELAECQPKRNGYVGAIPKEDSMWAEVEKGNIHSRGFDLNGAWSPWYTVHKIMAGLLDAYLYCDNKKALAVETGMADWTAHLLRNLPDSSLQRMLFCEYGGMNDVLNNTYALTGEKKYLDLSYKFHDKRILDSLALQKDILPGKHSNTQIPKVIGCIRRYELTAGEKDKTIGDFFWQTVVNDHTYAPGGNSNYEYLGPAGQLNETLTDNTMETCNTYNMLKLTRHLFALQPTASLMDYYERALYNHILSSQDHSTGMMCYFVPLRMGTQKEFSDSFNTFTCCVGSGMENHVKYGETIYYQGADGSLYVNLFIASRLTWKEKGVVVEQQTQLPESNYIRLAIKAARPVAFTLRIRNPYWAKQGVWIAVNGKEQTNLQPGADGYFTITRTWKTGDAVIVKPSLQLYTRSMPDNPNRLAIFYGPLVLAGVLGNKEPDPVTGIPVLVSTETNPAGWLKADDNQPLVFHSVNTGQPQEITLKPFNQVQKEFYSVYWDLFTPQSWAEQQKVYEAERKKRHELEVSTVDLLRLGEMQPERDHEFTGEKINTGEEHTRKYRLAHPGGYFTFTLKTDPEKTNSLLCSYWGMDNRGRTFDILVNDVKIATEDLNKYKSSKFYDIAYPIPADLTKGKQQVKITFTPAAYNMVGPIYGEVRMIRE
- a CDS encoding DUF642 domain-containing protein produces the protein MKTTTNTKPSTQNDLIAKFTLLAAIILLPLFMSAQNLVTNSSFSNSSTGWTSSCSVEVNPESVYGGSSTTNNVTEIDMERCLDQNVCIVPGATYVLSFRASRRIDASTPSNPGIAIKVKGVNSNTTYVNQTKSYSNTSWSWSSQTYTFTAGSSDKSVNIHIQDNNSHSTYGVIVDDIELHPQSDMAISGNTTAVVNTTNAYSVSNSPASGITYNWSFGASSTPATSTAATPSTKWTTEGSKSVSVAISNASCLVTTLSATVIVSGSLPLNFTSFTGINKDNKAALSWSTANEVNNNFFIVERSLNGRNFDSVGRVQAGANTSNTYSFNENNTNATSYYRVKQVDVNGAYTYSTVITLKNTGSNKDVTVYPTQATSTINYVLSSEAPATVTVQVYNITGQPVISQQATLMQGLNVRAVNVSTLAKGSYVLRMQIPAAGVTLVKQFSKL